From the Candidatus Edwardsbacteria bacterium genome, one window contains:
- a CDS encoding TolC family protein: protein MFAQPANQLLTVDQCVEMALKQSPDLVRAQSNLTIAGAGLQTSVSGILPHVSASSSYGQSGPATSYSTDPLGVPVITEGGKDESYRTSLSASQSVINLSQWADILGSYKSRQAAKSGYQQSVASLVYNVKSAYYNLVKLQKAMEVAEASVKQSEEQSKQAKLMHQLGSKSQADMLKIQVRLMQSKIDLLNAQSAQLSGQQTLANILGLAGEVRVGSEVAFPDTNQQAYIIEFLDDKTIESNPGYLSAQKNYQAKKSSAWSAYLSKLPYLSFSYNYGYSDSMQFTNSDSWNAHDSWSASLALNWNIFDGTASMARIRQARAQARSAEADMISARQSVYSELKQAKLGMKTAKEAVSLVGDLLQQAREDYRLTNEKYKLGSASVLDLLTSQLTYNQAQQQATNALCEYYLADARTAKALGKW, encoded by the coding sequence ATGTTCGCACAACCTGCCAATCAGTTATTGACGGTGGACCAATGCGTGGAGATGGCCCTGAAGCAGAGCCCGGATTTGGTGCGGGCCCAAAGCAATCTGACCATTGCCGGGGCCGGGCTACAGACCTCGGTGTCGGGCATCCTGCCGCATGTCAGCGCCTCCTCCAGCTACGGGCAGAGCGGGCCAGCCACCAGCTACAGCACCGATCCGCTGGGTGTCCCGGTAATAACCGAGGGGGGCAAGGATGAAAGCTACCGGACCTCGCTTTCCGCCAGCCAGAGCGTGATTAATCTTTCCCAGTGGGCGGATATTTTAGGCTCATACAAATCGCGGCAGGCGGCCAAATCGGGCTATCAGCAATCGGTGGCATCGCTGGTCTACAATGTCAAATCGGCATACTACAATCTGGTAAAACTGCAAAAGGCCATGGAGGTGGCCGAGGCCTCGGTCAAACAGAGCGAGGAGCAGTCCAAGCAGGCCAAGCTGATGCACCAGCTGGGCTCCAAAAGCCAGGCCGACATGCTGAAGATACAGGTGCGCCTCATGCAGAGCAAGATAGACCTGTTGAACGCCCAGAGCGCCCAGCTGTCCGGCCAGCAGACCCTGGCCAATATCCTGGGCCTGGCCGGAGAAGTGAGGGTTGGCTCGGAAGTGGCATTTCCGGACACCAACCAGCAGGCCTACATCATAGAATTCCTGGATGACAAGACCATCGAGAGCAATCCCGGCTATCTGTCGGCCCAAAAAAATTACCAGGCCAAAAAATCCTCCGCCTGGTCAGCCTACTTGAGCAAGCTTCCCTATCTGTCCTTTTCATACAACTACGGATATTCCGATAGTATGCAATTCACCAACAGCGATAGTTGGAACGCCCATGATTCATGGAGCGCCAGCCTGGCCCTTAACTGGAACATCTTCGACGGCACAGCATCTATGGCCAGGATCAGGCAGGCCAGGGCTCAGGCCAGATCAGCCGAGGCCGACATGATCTCGGCCCGGCAATCGGTCTATTCCGAACTAAAACAGGCAAAGTTGGGAATGAAAACAGCCAAAGAAGCCGTGTCCCTGGTGGGAGATCTGCTGCAACAGGCCCGGGAGGATTACCGTCTGACCAACGAAAAATACAAATTGGGCTCTGCTTCGGTGCTGGACCTGTTGACCAGCCAGCTTACCTATAACCAGGCCCAACAGCAGGCCACCAATGCGCTATGCGAATATTATCTGGCGGATGCCAGAACAGCCAAAGCCCTGGGCAAGTGGTGA